In Setaria viridis chromosome 5, Setaria_viridis_v4.0, whole genome shotgun sequence, the genomic stretch GGAGTGCACCGACCGAGGAGATGGCTCCTGCGGGTGGACGGGGACCTGGATCTGGGCCAGGTTCAGCTGCTGGCTGCGCTGCTGCTGAAGGCAGGACAGGCGCCGCTGCCTCGCCATGCGTTTCTTACGGGCCTCCTTGGTCGCGGAGGCCTCCCCGCCTGCCATGCGTTGGGGGCCCATGGggtgggcggcgccgccgtacTGCCCGCCGAATCCGGGGGAGAACGGCTGCGCCACGACGGGCGGCATAGGGTAAGAGCCCGCGGAAGCACCAGGGAACGGCACGTACTGCTGCGGCCAGGCCATGttcccgccgcccgcggcgtgcATGTCGCCCACCGCCGGCGGGGAGAACGGCTGGCTGCTCACGACCACGCTGCTCGTGCTGGAGCTCTGGTGGAAAGGGTATTGGCCTGCGGCGCCCGGGTAAACGGCGTCGCCGCCGTAAGCAGGTGGCGTGAACGGCTGCTGGTAGGGCATCCAGGatgcgccgctgccggccgccatgtcctggccgccggcggggaacTCATATCCGGTGTTGACCCCCGGGCTGGAGAGCTGGCTCTGTCCGTGGCCGTGCAataccgccgcctcctccatcgcGTCGCGAGGGCGCTTCCTCTGGAGGTGATGGTTCTGCACCCAGGTAAGGATGAGCTTGAGCAGCTGCATGGTGCCGTGGCGCCCGCCGCcgagccgggcggcggcggcctcgatggtggagcggcggaggcggatgcTGCGGAGATCCTCGGCCGAGATGTTTTCACGGTTGCTCGTGAGCCACTCCATGAAGAACCGCGGCAGGTCCTCACCCGGCGCCGCAGCCGCATCCATGCAGGCCTCCTCTCCCCCGGTCCCTTCCAGCACGGCTTTACCTTCGCGTCTGCCGTCGCCAACGGGATGCGGCGGCGCGAACATAGCGTCCTCCAGCATCATGCTAACTTCGGGGAACGTCGGCTCGGAGTCCCACGGCATGGACAGCGACGCGAAGTCGAGGAGCTGGTCGATGTCATCGAGCGCATCGAATCCTTCACCGGCCGATGCAGGCCCGGagcgctcgccggcggcgccgtcagcgccgccgccagcccctcctGCCGCGTTGGTGTAGGCGCTGGAGGAgttggacgacgacgacgacgagaagGTGGAGCTGGACGGCGACGAGAGGCAAGGGAAGTCCGGGAGGGACGGGAACGTGTCTTCCGCGAATAGGAAGTCATCCCCCGCCTCCCCACCGATCTCCTCCGCCGGGGCCTCCCCCAGGTCGCCACCGTGCTCCGGCGGGTTCTCTTGGGAgtgcggtggcggcgagccggcggagGCGTCCATGCAGATAGACACGGCGACGAGCAGAGGAGAGAGATGGT encodes the following:
- the LOC117858616 gene encoding regulatory protein viviparous-1 produces the protein MDASAGSPPPHSQENPPEHGGDLGEAPAEEIGGEAGDDFLFAEDTFPSLPDFPCLSSPSSSTFSSSSSSNSSSAYTNAAGGAGGGADGAAGERSGPASAGEGFDALDDIDQLLDFASLSMPWDSEPTFPEVSMMLEDAMFAPPHPVGDGRREGKAVLEGTGGEEACMDAAAAPGEDLPRFFMEWLTSNRENISAEDLRSIRLRRSTIEAAAARLGGGRHGTMQLLKLILTWVQNHHLQRKRPRDAMEEAAVLHGHGQSQLSSPGVNTGYEFPAGGQDMAAGSGASWMPYQQPFTPPAYGGDAVYPGAAGQYPFHQSSSTSSVVVSSQPFSPPAVGDMHAAGGGNMAWPQQYVPFPGASAGSYPMPPVVAQPFSPGFGGQYGGAAHPMGPQRMAGGEASATKEARKKRMARQRRLSCLQQQRSQQLNLAQIQVPVHPQEPSPRSVHSAPVTPSGGGWGFWSPGSQQQVQNPLSKSNSSRAPMQQVPRSPEAPAEGAPPVNPAPGARQEESPQRSTASDKRQGAKSDKNLRYLLQKVLKQSDVGSLGRIVLPKKEAEVHLPELKTRDGISIPMEDIGTSRVWNMRYRFWPNNKSRMYLLENTGEFVRSNELQEGDFIVIYSDVKSGKYLIRGVKVRPAHQDQGNGSSAVGKNKHGSPGPEKAGGSSDDGIVIADGTNKPDGACKGRSQQGARRARHQGAASMAVSI